A single genomic interval of Zingiber officinale cultivar Zhangliang chromosome 4A, Zo_v1.1, whole genome shotgun sequence harbors:
- the LOC121969149 gene encoding uncharacterized protein LOC121969149 isoform X2 yields MGASKLLIVSIVISLLFVGVCADAEIQEEVVVEHEDPDSRLKLELEQLRFEISALESSNIDKEQELTSKDERITHLEKIMKEKSLSIASLRSNMESIQKKGDLDTKEIVKKAQARVDELEEQVEKLTAEIKLQNSETDSLNAWAIEAEMKVKDLSLKLENLQKTNNEQNNRIQKTEHALQVAEEELIRVHLEATTKSKELTQAHGAWFPPWFATHFSYYKELATIYWKEHGQPVLHVLLQQVSEKLNYAQQLMEPHFETAKTTWVPVIREQWLFFVSSAEPYVQTMSSKTVDIYNKSKCTISSHVVKVQEFSDPYFQAAKRFSQPYIDQVATITKPHVEKVRVGLSPYSDHVSHAYGKFLKSATTYHLQVQVGIQEFFKNHEIIKPLATKELVWFMASAFLALPIFLVYRLLSYILGPKHRHADK; encoded by the exons ATGGGGGCTTCGAAGCTGCTGATCGTTTCAATCGTCATCTCCCTTTTGTTCGTGGGGGTCTGTGCGGACGCGGAGATCCAAGAGGAGGTCGTCGTCGAACACGAGGACCCGGATTCACGGCTGAAGCTGGAGTTGGAGCAGCTTAGGTTCGAGATCTCTGCCTTAG AATCTAGTAATATTGATAAAGAGCAAGAACTGACGAGCAAAGATGAGCGGATTACTCATTTGGAAAAGATTATGAAAGAGAAGTCATTGAGCATAGCATCATTGCGAAGTAACATGGAATCAATCCAG AAAAAGGGAGATCTAGATACAAAGGAGATTGTTAAAAAGGCCCAAGCTCGAGTTGATGAGCTTGAGGAGCAG GTGGAAAAACTCACAGCTGAAATCAAGTTACAAAATTCAGAGACGGATTCTTTGAATGCTTGGGCAATTGAAGCTGAAATGAAAGTGAAAGATCTCAGTTTGAAGTTGGAAAAT CTTCAGAAGACAAACAATGAGCAAAACAATAGAATTCAGAAAACTGAGCATGCTCTTCAGGTGGCAGAG GAAGAGCTTATAAGAGTACACTTGGAAGCAACAACTAAGTCAAAGGAGCTAACACAG GCTCATGGAGCATGGTTTCCTCCTTGGTTTGCTACGCATTTCAGTTACTATAAG GAACTTGCAACAATTTACTGGAAGGAGCATGGACAACCTGTACTACATGTCTTGCTTCAACAG GTATCAGAGAAATTGAATTACGCACAACAATTGATGGAACCTCATTTTGAAACTGCCAAAACT ACATGGGTTCCAGTCATTAGAGAGCAATGGCTGTTTTTTGTGTCAAGTGCTGAACCTTATGTGCAAACTATGTCGAGTAAAACAGTGGACATTTATAACAAATCTAAGTGTACCATATCCAGCCATGTAGTCAAAGTACAAGAATTTTCAGATCCTTATTTCCAG GCTGCCAAGAGATTTTCTCAACCATATATAGACCAAGTTGCTACTATTACCAAACCACATGTTGAAAAGGTGCGAGTTGGTTTGAGTCCTTATAGTGACCATGTAAGTCATGCTTATGGAAAGTTTCTCAAATCAGCAACAACTTATCACCTGCAG GTCCAAGTTGGCATTCAGGAATTCTTCAAGAACCATGAAATAATAAAACCTCTTGCTACCAAAGAGCTGGTGTGGTTTATG GCTTCTGCCTTTTTGGCATTACCGATTTTCCTTGTATATCGACTTCTGTCATATATTTTGGG GCCTAAGCATAGGCATGCTGACAAGTAA
- the LOC121969149 gene encoding uncharacterized protein LOC121969149 isoform X1, with amino-acid sequence MGASKLLIVSIVISLLFVGVCADAEIQEEVVVEHEDPDSRLKLELEQLRFEISALESSNIDKEQELTSKDERITHLEKIMKEKSLSIASLRSNMESIQKKGDLDTKEIVKKAQARVDELEEQVEKLTAEIKLQNSETDSLNAWAIEAEMKVKDLSLKLENLQKTNNEQNNRIQKTEHALQVAEEELIRVHLEATTKSKELTQAHGAWFPPWFATHFSYYKELATIYWKEHGQPVLHVLLQQVSEKLNYAQQLMEPHFETAKTTWVPVIREQWLFFVSSAEPYVQTMSSKTVDIYNKSKCTISSHVVKVQEFSDPYFQAAKRFSQPYIDQVATITKPHVEKVRVGLSPYSDHVSHAYGKFLKSATTYHLQVQVGIQEFFKNHEIIKPLATKELVWFMASAFLALPIFLVYRLLSYILGPRKKTEITKSSHRRPKHRHADK; translated from the exons ATGGGGGCTTCGAAGCTGCTGATCGTTTCAATCGTCATCTCCCTTTTGTTCGTGGGGGTCTGTGCGGACGCGGAGATCCAAGAGGAGGTCGTCGTCGAACACGAGGACCCGGATTCACGGCTGAAGCTGGAGTTGGAGCAGCTTAGGTTCGAGATCTCTGCCTTAG AATCTAGTAATATTGATAAAGAGCAAGAACTGACGAGCAAAGATGAGCGGATTACTCATTTGGAAAAGATTATGAAAGAGAAGTCATTGAGCATAGCATCATTGCGAAGTAACATGGAATCAATCCAG AAAAAGGGAGATCTAGATACAAAGGAGATTGTTAAAAAGGCCCAAGCTCGAGTTGATGAGCTTGAGGAGCAG GTGGAAAAACTCACAGCTGAAATCAAGTTACAAAATTCAGAGACGGATTCTTTGAATGCTTGGGCAATTGAAGCTGAAATGAAAGTGAAAGATCTCAGTTTGAAGTTGGAAAAT CTTCAGAAGACAAACAATGAGCAAAACAATAGAATTCAGAAAACTGAGCATGCTCTTCAGGTGGCAGAG GAAGAGCTTATAAGAGTACACTTGGAAGCAACAACTAAGTCAAAGGAGCTAACACAG GCTCATGGAGCATGGTTTCCTCCTTGGTTTGCTACGCATTTCAGTTACTATAAG GAACTTGCAACAATTTACTGGAAGGAGCATGGACAACCTGTACTACATGTCTTGCTTCAACAG GTATCAGAGAAATTGAATTACGCACAACAATTGATGGAACCTCATTTTGAAACTGCCAAAACT ACATGGGTTCCAGTCATTAGAGAGCAATGGCTGTTTTTTGTGTCAAGTGCTGAACCTTATGTGCAAACTATGTCGAGTAAAACAGTGGACATTTATAACAAATCTAAGTGTACCATATCCAGCCATGTAGTCAAAGTACAAGAATTTTCAGATCCTTATTTCCAG GCTGCCAAGAGATTTTCTCAACCATATATAGACCAAGTTGCTACTATTACCAAACCACATGTTGAAAAGGTGCGAGTTGGTTTGAGTCCTTATAGTGACCATGTAAGTCATGCTTATGGAAAGTTTCTCAAATCAGCAACAACTTATCACCTGCAG GTCCAAGTTGGCATTCAGGAATTCTTCAAGAACCATGAAATAATAAAACCTCTTGCTACCAAAGAGCTGGTGTGGTTTATG GCTTCTGCCTTTTTGGCATTACCGATTTTCCTTGTATATCGACTTCTGTCATATATTTTGGG CCCTCGGAAGAAAACAGAAATAACAAAGAGTTCACATCGCAGGCCTAAGCATAGGCATGCTGACAAGTAA
- the LOC121969149 gene encoding uncharacterized protein LOC121969149 isoform X3 produces MGASKLLIVSIVISLLFVGVCADAEIQEEVVVEHEDPDSRLKLELEQLRFEISALESSNIDKEQELTSKDERITHLEKIMKEKSLSIASLRSNMESIQKKGDLDTKEIVKKAQARVDELEEQVEKLTAEIKLQNSETDSLNAWAIEAEMKVKDLSLKLENLQKTNNEQNNRIQKTEHALQVAEEELIRVHLEATTKSKELTQAHGAWFPPWFATHFSYYKELATIYWKEHGQPVLHVLLQQVSEKLNYAQQLMEPHFETAKTTWVPVIREQWLFFVSSAEPYVQTMSSKTVDIYNKSKCTISSHVVKVQEFSDPYFQAAKRFSQPYIDQVATITKPHVEKVRVGLSPYSDHVSHAYGKFLKSATTYHLQVSCIRCWFLPVDARPPSHKKT; encoded by the exons ATGGGGGCTTCGAAGCTGCTGATCGTTTCAATCGTCATCTCCCTTTTGTTCGTGGGGGTCTGTGCGGACGCGGAGATCCAAGAGGAGGTCGTCGTCGAACACGAGGACCCGGATTCACGGCTGAAGCTGGAGTTGGAGCAGCTTAGGTTCGAGATCTCTGCCTTAG AATCTAGTAATATTGATAAAGAGCAAGAACTGACGAGCAAAGATGAGCGGATTACTCATTTGGAAAAGATTATGAAAGAGAAGTCATTGAGCATAGCATCATTGCGAAGTAACATGGAATCAATCCAG AAAAAGGGAGATCTAGATACAAAGGAGATTGTTAAAAAGGCCCAAGCTCGAGTTGATGAGCTTGAGGAGCAG GTGGAAAAACTCACAGCTGAAATCAAGTTACAAAATTCAGAGACGGATTCTTTGAATGCTTGGGCAATTGAAGCTGAAATGAAAGTGAAAGATCTCAGTTTGAAGTTGGAAAAT CTTCAGAAGACAAACAATGAGCAAAACAATAGAATTCAGAAAACTGAGCATGCTCTTCAGGTGGCAGAG GAAGAGCTTATAAGAGTACACTTGGAAGCAACAACTAAGTCAAAGGAGCTAACACAG GCTCATGGAGCATGGTTTCCTCCTTGGTTTGCTACGCATTTCAGTTACTATAAG GAACTTGCAACAATTTACTGGAAGGAGCATGGACAACCTGTACTACATGTCTTGCTTCAACAG GTATCAGAGAAATTGAATTACGCACAACAATTGATGGAACCTCATTTTGAAACTGCCAAAACT ACATGGGTTCCAGTCATTAGAGAGCAATGGCTGTTTTTTGTGTCAAGTGCTGAACCTTATGTGCAAACTATGTCGAGTAAAACAGTGGACATTTATAACAAATCTAAGTGTACCATATCCAGCCATGTAGTCAAAGTACAAGAATTTTCAGATCCTTATTTCCAG GCTGCCAAGAGATTTTCTCAACCATATATAGACCAAGTTGCTACTATTACCAAACCACATGTTGAAAAGGTGCGAGTTGGTTTGAGTCCTTATAGTGACCATGTAAGTCATGCTTATGGAAAGTTTCTCAAATCAGCAACAACTTATCACCTGCAG GTTTCATGTATCAGATGCTGGTTTCTCCCTGTTGATGCACGGCCTCCATCTCACAAGAAAACATAA